In bacterium, a single genomic region encodes these proteins:
- a CDS encoding Zn-ribbon domain-containing OB-fold protein, with amino-acid sequence MELPRYHRLQGALYRLEGSRCNACGTLHFPARAVCPGCGGTEHLPHRFKGAGTLWSFSELYQLQRGHPKDIPHLVGIIQLDEGPRVLAQITDAEPEELSIGMRLEMVTRLIRSLGEDGLRIYGYKFRPVMEKNG; translated from the coding sequence ATGGAACTACCGCGTTATCACAGGCTCCAGGGGGCGTTGTACCGGCTCGAAGGTAGCCGCTGTAACGCCTGCGGGACCCTGCACTTCCCGGCACGGGCCGTTTGCCCGGGCTGCGGCGGTACCGAGCACCTTCCACACCGCTTCAAGGGCGCGGGCACGCTCTGGAGTTTTAGCGAGCTCTACCAGCTCCAACGGGGACATCCCAAGGACATCCCGCACCTCGTAGGAATCATCCAACTGGACGAGGGACCCCGGGTTTTGGCCCAGATTACGGACGCGGAGCCCGAGGAACTGTCCATCGGCATGCGGCTGGAGATGGTGACACGCCTCATCCGCTCGCTCGGCGAGGATGGCCTCCGGATATACGGCTACAAGTTCCGGCCCGTAATGGAAAAAAATGGCTAG
- a CDS encoding NAD(P)-dependent oxidoreductase, producing the protein MSVLITGGSGYIGSRLTRRLVDDGHSVSLLLPSEADLDSLGGTVDRVAVYRDAESWKGVCTAVEETRPDIVFHLASLVLTSHGPEDVRRLVQSNVLFGAELLEAMTRFRVERLVVAGTSWQHFEDADYNPVNLYAATKQAFEDLLTFWSNTTPLRTTILELFDVYGPDDPRPKLLSLLLRVAFEGGEAGLTPGEQLVDMVHVDDVVEAFVLAGDRLGGLAPGSREKYSVSSGAPIELRRLVREFERVLGRSIPIRWGDRPYRPREMMRPWSRGLPLPGWRPAISLQDGFRQLIGECR; encoded by the coding sequence GTGAGTGTTCTCATCACCGGCGGGAGTGGTTACATCGGGAGCCGACTGACCCGGAGGCTCGTCGATGACGGCCATTCCGTGAGCCTCTTGCTCCCGTCCGAAGCCGATCTCGATTCGCTCGGGGGGACGGTCGATCGAGTTGCCGTTTACCGTGATGCGGAAAGCTGGAAGGGAGTTTGCACAGCGGTTGAAGAAACGAGACCCGATATCGTGTTCCACCTTGCCTCCCTCGTTCTGACAAGCCACGGACCGGAAGACGTCAGGCGCCTGGTGCAGAGCAATGTCCTCTTTGGAGCGGAGCTTCTCGAGGCGATGACGAGGTTCCGTGTTGAACGACTTGTTGTTGCCGGGACGTCCTGGCAGCATTTCGAGGATGCGGATTACAACCCGGTGAACCTCTACGCGGCCACCAAACAGGCCTTCGAGGATCTCCTGACCTTCTGGTCGAACACGACCCCGCTCCGGACCACTATCCTGGAACTCTTTGACGTGTACGGTCCGGATGACCCTCGGCCCAAACTGTTGTCGCTTCTCCTGCGAGTAGCGTTCGAGGGAGGAGAAGCCGGGTTGACGCCCGGGGAGCAACTCGTTGACATGGTTCACGTCGATGATGTTGTGGAGGCATTCGTCCTCGCAGGAGATCGTCTCGGAGGTCTTGCTCCAGGCAGCCGCGAGAAATATTCCGTGTCCTCGGGCGCGCCCATCGAACTTCGCCGGCTCGTGCGCGAGTTCGAAAGGGTTTTGGGGCGATCGATCCCCATCAGGTGGGGAGATCGTCCCTACCGACCGCGCGAGATGATGCGTCCCTGGTCGAGGGGCCTTCCCCTGCCGGGCTGGAGGCCGGCAATTTCCCTCCAGGACGGATTCCGCCAGCTGATCGGCGAGTGCAGATGA
- a CDS encoding FAD-dependent oxidoreductase, whose translation MRLTISRHGRFTSRLLDEVEAGCTLWCKGPYGEFEIHAGNPEAPVVLVAGGTGVTPFCSFMEEAIIHPQIVAAPVRLYYGARTADLLLYARLVQRCTTQLPQFGAWLFAEEGALPVGVARGRLDIQRIADAVDEDLGTRFSLSGPPAMIATFAEYLREVRCVPSERVLVDEWE comes from the coding sequence ATGCGGTTGACGATCAGCCGGCACGGTCGCTTCACCTCCCGTCTTCTAGACGAAGTCGAAGCCGGCTGTACTCTCTGGTGCAAAGGGCCGTACGGCGAGTTCGAGATCCACGCCGGAAACCCTGAGGCGCCTGTTGTACTCGTGGCGGGGGGGACGGGCGTAACGCCCTTTTGTTCGTTTATGGAAGAAGCGATCATCCACCCGCAAATCGTTGCCGCGCCGGTGCGTCTGTACTACGGCGCCCGAACCGCAGACCTGCTCCTCTACGCTCGCCTCGTGCAGCGATGCACCACCCAGCTTCCGCAGTTCGGGGCATGGCTGTTTGCCGAGGAGGGCGCGTTGCCAGTCGGTGTCGCGCGAGGGAGGCTCGACATTCAACGAATCGCGGATGCTGTTGATGAGGACTTGGGCACGCGCTTCTCCTTGAGCGGACCGCCCGCGATGATTGCCACGTTTGCCGAGTACCTGCGGGAAGTTCGATGCGTTCCGTCAGAGAGGGTCCTCGTAGACGAATGGGAGTGA
- a CDS encoding thiolase domain-containing protein: MRDVYIIGTGQTPIGELWGHSLKDLAVEATVKALYGTDKQAVDCLVVGNMCSGILASQESLGAFVADYAGLGPVEAVKVESACSSGGAAFREGYLRVASGTAERVLVVAVEKMSDLLPDSVSSSLALAADGDYENLHGTTFAALNALIMRRYMHENGYKCEDFAGFAINAHRNAVSNENAQFRRPVTSKDYANATIVASPINLLDSSSISDGAGAVLLSADPKDSGSARKVRVVGSAAATDTIAVATRKDPLWLSAAEISARRAFSQAGLEPGDIDLFELHDAFSIMATLSLEAAGFAPRGRGVRLAMEGEIVPNGKVPIATRGGLKARGHPVGATGVLQVLDAVAQLRGQAGGSQVPDARTAMTQNIGGSGASIYTHILVAED, from the coding sequence ATGCGAGATGTATATATCATCGGGACAGGACAGACGCCTATCGGCGAACTGTGGGGCCACTCCCTCAAGGACCTGGCCGTGGAGGCCACCGTGAAGGCGCTCTACGGGACCGACAAGCAGGCGGTGGACTGCCTCGTCGTGGGAAACATGTGCTCGGGCATACTGGCCTCTCAGGAGAGTCTCGGCGCCTTCGTGGCCGATTACGCGGGTCTCGGCCCCGTGGAGGCCGTGAAGGTCGAGTCGGCATGCTCCTCGGGCGGCGCAGCTTTCCGAGAGGGCTACCTGCGCGTGGCTTCGGGAACGGCCGAGCGCGTCCTGGTCGTCGCGGTCGAGAAGATGTCCGACCTCCTGCCGGACTCGGTCTCCTCGAGCTTGGCCCTGGCCGCAGACGGCGACTATGAGAACCTTCACGGCACGACATTCGCGGCCTTGAACGCGCTCATCATGCGCCGCTATATGCATGAAAACGGCTATAAGTGCGAGGACTTCGCTGGCTTCGCGATCAACGCCCACCGCAACGCCGTCTCCAACGAGAACGCCCAGTTCCGGCGGCCCGTGACATCCAAGGATTACGCTAACGCCACCATAGTGGCCAGCCCGATCAACCTGCTCGACAGCTCCTCCATCTCGGACGGGGCCGGCGCCGTGCTTCTCAGCGCCGACCCGAAGGACAGCGGGAGCGCGCGCAAGGTCCGGGTCGTCGGGAGCGCGGCCGCCACGGATACGATCGCCGTGGCCACGCGCAAGGACCCTCTTTGGCTGTCGGCCGCCGAGATCTCGGCGCGGCGCGCCTTCTCCCAGGCGGGGCTTGAGCCCGGCGACATCGACCTTTTCGAGCTCCACGACGCCTTTTCCATCATGGCGACTCTCTCGCTGGAGGCGGCCGGCTTCGCCCCGCGCGGGCGCGGCGTGCGCTTGGCGATGGAGGGTGAGATCGTCCCCAACGGCAAGGTCCCTATCGCGACACGGGGCGGCCTGAAGGCACGCGGCCACCCCGTGGGAGCGACGGGGGTTCTGCAGGTCCTTGACGCGGTAGCCCAGCTGAGGGGGCAGGCCGGCGGGTCGCAAGTCCCTGACGCCCGCACCGCCATGACCCAGAACATCGGAGGCAGCGGCGCGAGTATTTACACCCACATCCTGGTGGCGGAGGACTGA
- a CDS encoding glycosyltransferase family 2 protein codes for MDCQRPALSVVVPCYNEQENVPVLCESVAEVLKSIDYELIVVENGSVDRSMELLERYAAGNSRIRIVQLSRNFTYQGGIAAGMAYARGNYVVTIDADLQDPLDLIPQMLSSAREGGYDVVFGVRRTRQEGIMKQAAYRAFYRLFRWLAPFTIPIDAGDFALMSRRALDAVLDLPERDRFIRGLRAWVGFKTIGIPYDRRARERGKSHFSVGSLFLVAFQGLFSFSFAPLRGLFYAGVAICLAIIPLILGYIAWREYFPGEWPPGVATIIVLQLTTIGIVTAATGLLGMYLSIIFTEVKGRPTYVVERLVNLQAETTAQRSPSVIRGR; via the coding sequence ATGGATTGCCAGCGGCCAGCACTCAGCGTCGTTGTTCCCTGCTATAACGAACAGGAGAACGTCCCGGTCCTCTGTGAATCCGTTGCGGAAGTCCTCAAGTCCATCGACTACGAGCTGATCGTCGTGGAGAACGGTTCCGTCGACCGATCCATGGAGCTCCTGGAGAGGTACGCTGCCGGGAATTCCCGCATCCGCATAGTTCAACTCTCCAGGAACTTCACCTATCAGGGAGGAATCGCCGCCGGCATGGCGTACGCCAGGGGGAACTACGTCGTGACTATTGATGCCGATCTTCAGGATCCGCTGGATCTCATCCCGCAGATGCTGTCATCGGCTCGAGAGGGCGGATATGACGTCGTCTTCGGTGTGAGGCGCACCCGGCAGGAAGGTATTATGAAGCAGGCAGCCTATAGGGCCTTTTACAGACTCTTTCGATGGCTGGCGCCTTTCACCATTCCCATCGATGCAGGAGATTTTGCCTTGATGAGCCGGCGCGCGTTGGATGCGGTCCTTGACCTTCCAGAACGGGATCGGTTCATCCGTGGGCTCAGGGCATGGGTCGGGTTCAAGACGATCGGCATCCCCTACGATCGTCGGGCTCGCGAGCGCGGGAAGTCCCACTTCTCCGTCGGCAGTTTGTTCCTGGTCGCTTTTCAGGGCCTTTTTTCCTTTTCTTTCGCACCGCTCCGGGGGCTCTTCTATGCGGGGGTGGCGATATGCTTGGCTATCATCCCACTCATCTTGGGCTACATCGCGTGGCGCGAGTACTTCCCTGGCGAGTGGCCGCCCGGCGTTGCGACGATCATTGTCCTGCAGCTCACAACCATCGGGATTGTCACCGCGGCCACCGGGCTCCTGGGCATGTACCTCTCGATCATCTTTACGGAGGTGAAAGGTCGACCGACGTATGTCGTGGAACGGCTTGTGAACCTGCAAGCGGAAACGACGGCTCAGAGGTCCCCTTCCGTTATTCGGGGGCGATGA
- the rfbH gene encoding lipopolysaccharide biosynthesis protein RfbH: MQTSKADILALVREFQERRAAAASEFRPGVDPVRYAGRVFDAEEVLQLVDASLDFWLTAGRYAEEFEAGLAEFLDVEDALLVNSGSSANLVALTALTSPKLKDRRIKPGDEVITVAAAFPTTVNPIIQNRAVPVFIDVKLGTYVPTLESIEAAISPRTRAVMIAHTLGVPFPVAEVRELCDARGLWLIEDNCDALGSRYRGRLTGTFGDLATFSFYPAHHITMGEGGAVATRNPEFARLARSFRDWGRDCYCAGGESNTCGKRFSQQFGTLPHGYDHKYVYSHVGYNLKVTDMQAAIGVAQLAKLPGFIAARKTNHAALHAGLSPFADRLILHEGIPGSDPSWFGYVVTVRPEADFTRADLVTALEAAKVETRNLFCGNLLRHPAYEDVEHRVAGALGASDLITTNTFFVGVFPGITPPMLDHVLDTFRSFLSRR; the protein is encoded by the coding sequence ATGCAAACTTCCAAGGCGGATATCCTGGCGCTCGTCCGGGAATTTCAGGAGCGCCGCGCGGCAGCGGCGTCGGAATTCCGTCCAGGTGTGGATCCGGTGCGCTATGCAGGCCGGGTCTTCGATGCGGAAGAGGTCTTGCAGTTGGTGGATGCGTCCTTGGACTTCTGGCTGACAGCCGGTCGTTATGCCGAGGAATTCGAGGCGGGCCTCGCCGAATTTCTCGATGTGGAGGACGCCCTGCTCGTGAACTCCGGGTCATCGGCCAACCTTGTGGCGTTGACGGCCCTCACATCCCCGAAGTTGAAGGACCGCCGGATCAAGCCGGGCGATGAGGTCATCACCGTTGCCGCCGCGTTTCCGACCACGGTGAACCCGATAATCCAGAATCGTGCCGTACCGGTGTTTATCGACGTGAAGCTCGGCACGTATGTCCCGACCCTCGAGTCCATCGAAGCAGCGATCAGCCCGCGCACGCGTGCGGTGATGATCGCCCACACGCTGGGCGTGCCCTTCCCGGTGGCTGAGGTTCGCGAGTTGTGCGATGCCCGTGGGCTGTGGCTTATCGAAGACAACTGCGATGCCCTCGGCTCCCGCTATCGGGGCCGCCTGACCGGCACTTTCGGGGACCTTGCCACGTTCAGCTTCTACCCCGCCCACCACATCACCATGGGTGAGGGAGGGGCCGTGGCGACACGCAACCCGGAATTCGCACGCCTGGCTCGCAGCTTCCGCGATTGGGGGCGGGACTGCTACTGTGCGGGAGGGGAGAGCAACACCTGCGGCAAACGCTTTTCCCAACAGTTCGGGACATTGCCGCACGGCTACGACCACAAGTATGTGTATAGTCATGTTGGCTATAACCTGAAGGTCACCGACATGCAGGCCGCAATCGGAGTCGCACAGTTGGCCAAACTGCCAGGCTTTATCGCAGCGCGGAAAACGAACCACGCGGCCCTCCACGCCGGCCTTTCCCCCTTCGCCGACCGTCTGATCCTGCACGAAGGCATCCCCGGGTCGGACCCGTCGTGGTTCGGCTATGTGGTGACCGTGCGCCCGGAGGCGGACTTCACGCGCGCGGACCTGGTGACCGCCCTCGAGGCCGCCAAGGTAGAAACGCGCAATCTGTTTTGCGGCAACCTTCTGCGCCACCCGGCTTACGAAGACGTCGAGCATCGGGTGGCCGGGGCACTCGGCGCGAGCGATCTCATTACTACGAACACCTTCTTTGTCGGCGTATTCCCCGGCATTACGCCGCCAATGCTCGACCACGTCCTCGACACGTTCCGGTCGTTCCTTTCACGGCGCTGA
- the rfbG gene encoding CDP-glucose 4,6-dehydratase, which yields MIEEIASTFAGRRVLLTGHTGFKGSWLALWLSEMGAQVHGYALEPPTDPSLFEVAQVSGVLATHTLADVRDPAAVDRAVGAADPEVLFHLAAQPLVRESYVDPRGTLGTNVLGTVNVLEAVRARRKPCAVVIITSDKCYENLNWAWGYRENDHLGGHDPYSMSKAAAELVVASWRRSFFAQEKIAEHGVCLASARAGNVIGGGDWQRDRIMTDCITALEARTPIRVRNPASTRPWQHVLEPLSGYLLLATRMLAGGPEAAAGLGDAWNFGPAPDDVWPVRRLADEVIARWGSGSWIDGSDTNAPHEARLLALNCDKARRRLGWRPTWDASRAVAEAVAWHKAHRAGERMREVSLAQIRAFAAESSGNQSKAGT from the coding sequence GTGATCGAAGAAATCGCCTCGACGTTCGCCGGCCGGCGGGTGCTCCTCACCGGCCATACCGGCTTCAAGGGCTCCTGGCTGGCCCTGTGGTTGTCGGAGATGGGAGCACAAGTCCATGGCTATGCCCTCGAACCCCCAACCGATCCGAGCCTCTTCGAGGTTGCGCAGGTCTCCGGCGTCCTGGCGACACATACCCTTGCCGATGTGCGCGACCCTGCCGCGGTCGACCGCGCCGTCGGGGCTGCGGATCCCGAGGTCCTCTTCCACCTCGCTGCCCAGCCACTGGTCCGTGAGAGCTATGTCGACCCGCGGGGAACGCTCGGCACGAATGTGCTGGGTACGGTGAACGTGCTGGAAGCGGTCCGGGCGCGCAGAAAGCCTTGTGCCGTTGTCATCATCACAAGCGACAAGTGCTACGAAAACCTCAATTGGGCTTGGGGTTACCGCGAGAATGACCATCTGGGCGGCCATGATCCCTATAGCATGAGCAAGGCTGCCGCGGAGCTCGTCGTGGCCTCGTGGCGGCGCAGCTTCTTCGCCCAGGAGAAGATCGCCGAGCACGGCGTGTGCCTGGCCAGTGCTCGTGCCGGAAACGTCATCGGGGGCGGCGACTGGCAGCGGGACCGCATCATGACGGACTGCATCACCGCCTTGGAGGCGCGAACACCGATCAGGGTACGGAACCCCGCGTCCACGCGCCCCTGGCAACACGTGCTCGAGCCGCTCTCGGGGTATCTTCTCCTCGCCACGCGGATGCTCGCCGGCGGTCCAGAGGCTGCAGCAGGTCTGGGAGACGCCTGGAACTTTGGGCCGGCCCCGGACGACGTCTGGCCGGTACGTCGTCTCGCCGACGAGGTCATTGCGCGCTGGGGCAGCGGGTCGTGGATCGACGGATCGGATACGAACGCCCCCCACGAGGCCAGGCTCCTCGCACTCAACTGCGACAAAGCCCGCCGACGGCTCGGATGGCGGCCCACATGGGATGCATCGCGCGCCGTCGCCGAGGCGGTCGCGTGGCACAAGGCCCACAGAGCGGGTGAACGGATGAGGGAGGTCAGCCTCGCGCAGATCCGCGCATTCGCTGCCGAAAGCAGCGGCAACCAGTCAAAGGCGGGAACTTGA
- the rfbF gene encoding glucose-1-phosphate cytidylyltransferase: protein MKIVILAGGLGTRLSEETVVRPKPMVEIGGKPILWHIMKIYSHYGFNDFIICLGFKGYMIKEYFSNYFLHMSNVTFDMRNNTMEVHEHYAEPWKVTLVDTGTDAMTGGRVRNVASYVGEEPFMLTYGDGVSNVNINKLVEYHKGHGKTATVTATQPSGRFGALNLGPSEQVLSFQEKPAGDGSWINGGFFVLEPRIFEFLTNDGTVFEKEPLERLAAEGQLAAYRHNGFWYAMDTLRDKQHLESLWQSEKAPWKIWK from the coding sequence TTGAAAATTGTTATTCTTGCCGGCGGTCTTGGGACCAGACTCAGTGAAGAAACAGTGGTGCGCCCAAAGCCCATGGTCGAGATCGGGGGGAAGCCGATACTCTGGCATATCATGAAGATATATTCTCATTATGGATTTAACGATTTTATCATCTGTCTCGGATTCAAGGGGTACATGATCAAGGAGTATTTCTCGAATTACTTCCTTCACATGAGCAATGTAACCTTCGATATGAGAAACAACACCATGGAAGTGCACGAACACTACGCGGAACCATGGAAGGTCACGCTCGTCGATACGGGGACCGATGCCATGACCGGAGGTCGGGTCAGGAATGTCGCCAGTTATGTCGGAGAGGAGCCCTTCATGCTGACCTATGGTGACGGTGTGTCCAACGTCAATATCAACAAACTCGTCGAGTATCACAAGGGCCATGGAAAGACCGCCACGGTCACCGCAACCCAGCCCTCGGGCCGTTTCGGTGCACTGAACCTTGGACCTTCCGAACAGGTGCTCTCGTTTCAGGAAAAGCCCGCCGGCGACGGCTCATGGATCAACGGGGGGTTCTTTGTGCTTGAACCGCGCATCTTCGAGTTCCTCACGAATGACGGAACAGTGTTCGAGAAAGAGCCGCTCGAGCGCCTGGCAGCTGAAGGACAGCTTGCCGCCTACAGACACAATGGCTTCTGGTACGCGATGGACACCCTTCGCGACAAGCAACACCTGGAATCTCTCTGGCAGTCGGAGAAAGCCCCGTGGAAAATATGGAAGTAG
- a CDS encoding glycosyltransferase family 39 protein — MGITDGGAVPSTEAGPARLTMRRVAIGAVIASILIAGYLGVQYREMGGPGDELEYFEQAARLIPFVHNYYGPGYFFALRLVHMALPLDWFSAGKVVALLSLGAFLMACNALFGRILGERGRWLALLILAVNPQVLYGGYEVTNNMYAAAFLIAGIWMTTRTGVNDYRGWLLAGLLFGFAYLTRFSSAGYLLGALAGVWLLQAPLKDKARVTALIAAGAAVPALGWALFLHAVQGFVPANFNFIHLTVALGRFQSFSEMDQLAREYGSLWGVIRSDHTVPLRLMALGVKEIIKFPFTMGFKIYFVLAGLLIPGLLIAVARRNMQAPWLLSFLAGLFLTGLAARGWGHYYVPIIPFGVLLIVLAFEQLSQPWGATARRLIAASLVAVVAGWTVVDTAQSFATRNWAEFGVARRYLEQRLVPGKDVVSSTAASLIYGSALTFVDHSKITTPDDPVGLVDRLRQHGVTYLVISERHTLFEFPELRSLLDAVPRNVPDGLQRDTLITTPRRLAIYKVLPATGGKENR, encoded by the coding sequence ATGGGCATAACTGATGGTGGTGCAGTGCCAAGCACCGAAGCGGGCCCGGCCAGGCTTACCATGCGGCGTGTCGCCATTGGGGCGGTCATCGCTTCCATCCTTATCGCAGGGTATCTCGGGGTGCAATACCGGGAGATGGGTGGCCCCGGCGACGAGCTCGAGTATTTCGAGCAGGCGGCCCGGCTCATTCCTTTCGTACATAACTACTATGGACCGGGCTACTTCTTCGCGCTTCGTCTTGTCCACATGGCGCTACCACTGGATTGGTTCTCGGCGGGTAAGGTAGTCGCGCTGCTCTCGCTCGGGGCTTTTCTGATGGCGTGCAACGCCCTGTTCGGTCGGATCCTGGGAGAACGGGGACGCTGGTTGGCCCTGTTGATCCTCGCTGTTAACCCGCAAGTCTTGTATGGCGGGTACGAAGTCACAAACAACATGTACGCGGCGGCCTTTCTGATCGCGGGAATCTGGATGACAACGCGAACCGGCGTCAATGATTACCGCGGTTGGCTTCTTGCCGGTTTGTTGTTTGGGTTTGCCTACCTCACCAGGTTCTCATCTGCCGGGTACCTGCTTGGCGCATTGGCCGGCGTTTGGCTCCTGCAGGCACCACTGAAAGATAAGGCGCGGGTCACGGCATTGATTGCGGCCGGGGCGGCCGTCCCAGCCTTGGGATGGGCTCTTTTTCTGCATGCGGTGCAGGGATTCGTTCCCGCCAATTTTAATTTCATCCACTTGACGGTCGCGCTCGGACGATTCCAATCGTTCTCCGAGATGGATCAGCTGGCTCGGGAATACGGCAGCCTCTGGGGCGTTATTCGTTCCGACCACACCGTGCCTTTGAGACTCATGGCGCTCGGGGTGAAGGAGATCATAAAGTTTCCCTTCACAATGGGCTTCAAGATCTACTTTGTGCTGGCTGGCCTGCTCATCCCGGGGCTGCTCATCGCCGTCGCCAGACGAAACATGCAGGCACCCTGGCTCCTGTCTTTTCTCGCAGGGCTGTTCCTGACCGGGTTGGCCGCTCGCGGGTGGGGGCATTACTACGTACCTATCATTCCGTTCGGGGTCTTGCTGATTGTCCTGGCATTCGAGCAACTCTCCCAGCCGTGGGGCGCGACTGCGCGGCGACTCATCGCAGCCTCCCTTGTCGCGGTTGTCGCGGGGTGGACCGTGGTGGACACTGCCCAGAGCTTTGCGACGAGAAATTGGGCTGAGTTCGGCGTGGCTCGACGCTACTTGGAGCAGCGTCTCGTTCCGGGAAAAGATGTGGTATCGAGCACGGCGGCGAGCCTGATCTACGGGTCCGCGCTTACCTTCGTCGATCATTCCAAGATCACCACTCCGGACGATCCCGTTGGCTTGGTTGACCGTTTGCGCCAACACGGTGTGACTTACCTGGTTATCAGCGAACGGCATACGCTGTTCGAGTTTCCCGAGCTCCGTTCCCTCCTGGACGCCGTTCCGCGCAATGTGCCGGACGGCCTTCAAAGGGACACCCTCATCACCACGCCACGTCGTCTGGCCATCTACAAAGTCCTTCCCGCCACCGGGGGAAAGGAAAACCGATGA
- a CDS encoding hydroxymethylglutaryl-CoA synthase, with product MLKTTRPVGICGYGAYVPRLRIDVRSIAAVWGRLGRGFPVPEKSFPGADEDTITMSIEAARAAVVRAGIDPQRLSSIWVGTESKPYAVKPCGTVVAEAIGATPFVSTADLEFACKAGSEGMQMAAAFVGSGMAEYAMAVGTDTAQGKPGDELEFTAAAGGAAFIFGPAESAIARLNASLSFVTDTPDFFRRAHMHYPEHGMRFTGRPAYFHHTLGCARALLEETGLKPSDFRWAVFHQPNPRFPREVAEELGFVPEQFERSLVCKRIGNPYAGSSLLGLAAVLDGAAPGDRIFMVSYGSGAGSDGFVFEATGRIAERRDTAPSVEVLLDRRQLVTEYAMYLRNVGKIRTQ from the coding sequence ATATTGAAGACAACTCGGCCGGTCGGCATCTGCGGGTACGGGGCCTATGTTCCGCGCCTGCGCATCGATGTTCGATCCATCGCCGCGGTCTGGGGACGTTTGGGGCGGGGCTTCCCGGTGCCGGAGAAGTCCTTCCCGGGCGCGGACGAGGACACCATCACCATGTCCATCGAGGCTGCCCGCGCGGCGGTCGTGCGGGCGGGCATAGACCCCCAGCGCCTCTCCTCGATATGGGTGGGCACCGAGTCCAAGCCATACGCGGTCAAGCCGTGCGGCACCGTGGTAGCCGAGGCCATCGGCGCGACGCCTTTCGTGAGCACCGCAGACCTGGAGTTTGCCTGCAAGGCCGGTTCCGAGGGGATGCAGATGGCGGCGGCTTTCGTCGGATCGGGCATGGCCGAGTACGCCATGGCCGTGGGCACGGACACGGCCCAGGGGAAGCCAGGAGACGAGCTCGAGTTCACCGCGGCCGCGGGGGGCGCGGCATTCATCTTCGGCCCGGCCGAGTCCGCGATCGCCCGCCTGAACGCGAGCCTGAGCTTCGTAACGGACACCCCCGACTTCTTCCGCCGCGCCCACATGCACTATCCCGAGCACGGCATGCGCTTCACGGGCCGGCCAGCCTATTTTCACCACACCCTGGGCTGCGCCCGGGCCCTGCTTGAGGAAACGGGACTGAAGCCCTCGGACTTCCGGTGGGCCGTGTTCCATCAACCCAATCCGCGGTTCCCGCGCGAGGTAGCCGAGGAACTGGGGTTCGTTCCCGAGCAGTTCGAGCGCTCGCTCGTCTGCAAGCGCATCGGCAACCCCTACGCGGGGAGCTCGCTCCTCGGCCTGGCCGCCGTGCTCGACGGGGCCGCGCCCGGCGACCGCATCTTCATGGTGAGCTACGGCTCGGGCGCGGGATCGGACGGCTTCGTATTCGAGGCAACCGGGCGCATCGCCGAACGCCGGGACACCGCCCCGTCAGTTGAGGTACTGCTCGACCGACGCCAGTTGGTCACCGAGTACGCGATGTACCTGCGCAACGTGGGCAAGATCCGCACACAGTGA